A DNA window from Undibacterium sp. YM2 contains the following coding sequences:
- a CDS encoding DUF3297 family protein, whose protein sequence is MNDTTQLPPLPDRLSVDPRSPYHVAAVFQHDVGIKLNGKERNDVEEYCISEGWISVAAGKARDRKGNPLMIKVKGVVEAFYR, encoded by the coding sequence ATGAACGACACTACACAACTCCCCCCATTGCCAGATCGCCTGTCGGTTGATCCGCGCAGCCCTTATCATGTTGCCGCCGTGTTTCAGCACGATGTCGGTATTAAGCTCAATGGCAAAGAGCGCAATGACGTTGAAGAATATTGCATCAGCGAAGGCTGGATCAGTGTTGCTGCTGGCAAGGCACGTGATCGCAAAGGCAATCCCCTGATGATCAAGGTCAAGGGCGTGGTTGAGGCGTTTTACCGCTGA
- a CDS encoding tRNA-uridine aminocarboxypropyltransferase, whose product MKLISSPHAVSRLRSARLERSTRPFLARGGPKGERCGACRLILSHCMCELRPIVPTRAGVCLLMAEHETLKPSNTGWLIADVVPDTMAFGWARTEVDPVLLTVLADPQWQPYVVFPGEFVAPERVITELPPVDAEQNSHKRPLFILLDATWPEARKIFKKSPYLTQFPVLSLLPEQLSRYRLRRSRRDDHLCTSEVAALCLGLAGETAAAQALEMYLDVFTDHYLRAKQQLKVEWDDELHVQMRELVVRLMKISY is encoded by the coding sequence ATGAAGCTCATTTCTTCACCACATGCTGTGTCGCGCCTGCGCTCTGCCCGTCTTGAGCGCAGTACCAGGCCATTTCTGGCACGTGGCGGGCCCAAGGGCGAGCGTTGTGGTGCTTGCAGGCTGATACTCAGTCATTGCATGTGTGAGTTGCGCCCCATCGTGCCTACCCGCGCCGGAGTATGCCTGCTGATGGCTGAACATGAGACGCTGAAGCCCAGCAACACCGGCTGGCTGATTGCCGACGTGGTGCCTGATACCATGGCTTTTGGCTGGGCGCGTACCGAAGTCGATCCGGTTTTACTGACTGTGCTGGCGGACCCGCAATGGCAGCCGTATGTAGTATTTCCCGGTGAATTTGTGGCACCAGAGCGGGTGATTACAGAATTACCGCCGGTAGATGCAGAGCAGAATAGTCACAAGCGCCCACTGTTCATTTTGCTGGATGCAACCTGGCCTGAAGCACGCAAGATATTCAAGAAAAGCCCTTATCTGACCCAGTTCCCGGTGTTGAGCCTGTTGCCGGAACAGTTGTCACGCTATCGCTTGCGCCGTTCCCGGCGGGACGATCATTTGTGTACGTCTGAAGTCGCGGCTCTGTGCCTGGGGCTGGCGGGCGAAACTGCGGCTGCACAGGCGCTGGAGATGTATCTCGATGTGTTCACTGATCATTATCTGCGGGCCAAGCAGCAGTTGAAGGTCGAGTGGGATGATGAATTGCATGTGCAGATGCGGGAGTTGGTGGTGAGATTGATGAAAATTTCATATTAG
- a CDS encoding MarR family winged helix-turn-helix transcriptional regulator: MTTRKPPLLADHLCFNLYSTSLKMTQLYKPLLAELNLTYPQYLVMVVLWEEEGLGIRDLANRLGQDSGSITPVVKRLEAEGYLLRNRDPKDERNRVLTLTDEGNKLRAAGVRISQKIAAACDLQLSDFQQLMAGLNKLSSHLDS, translated from the coding sequence ATGACTACCCGCAAACCACCCCTGCTCGCAGACCATCTGTGTTTCAACCTGTACTCCACGTCCTTGAAGATGACGCAGTTGTACAAGCCGCTGCTGGCCGAGTTGAACCTGACTTATCCGCAATACCTGGTCATGGTAGTTCTGTGGGAGGAAGAAGGTCTGGGGATACGCGATCTGGCTAACCGCCTGGGCCAGGACTCTGGTTCTATCACGCCTGTGGTCAAGCGGCTGGAAGCAGAGGGTTATCTGCTGCGTAACCGCGACCCAAAAGACGAGCGTAACCGGGTGCTGACGCTGACGGACGAAGGCAACAAACTGCGCGCAGCCGGAGTACGTATCAGCCAGAAGATTGCCGCTGCCTGCGACTTGCAGTTGTCTGATTTCCAGCAACTCATGGCAGGCCTGAACAAGCTGAGTAGCCACCTCGACAGTTGA
- a CDS encoding alpha/beta fold hydrolase, with the protein MKNISKTALILSVTLASAAALPGHALAASGNETTVVLVHGAFADGSSWNQVTPYLQAKGVKVVAVQNPLSSLADDVAAVQRVVDAQTGKVVLVGHSWGGAVITQAGVSDKIKALVYVAAFAPSEGEALGGLGKDYPVPPGIATLKPDANGNLELSPESFATNFAQDVPKEKTAVLTTTQGLLPAKVFGEPVTFAAWKNKPNYYIVASKDRMIDPGLQAAFAKKINAVTTTLSTSHVPMLSQPKAVAEAILTAVKN; encoded by the coding sequence ATGAAAAACATAAGCAAAACTGCATTGATCTTGTCTGTCACCCTTGCCTCTGCTGCTGCCTTGCCAGGCCATGCATTGGCTGCCTCTGGCAATGAGACCACGGTAGTCCTGGTCCATGGCGCTTTCGCCGATGGCTCAAGCTGGAACCAGGTCACGCCTTACCTGCAAGCCAAAGGTGTGAAAGTCGTCGCCGTGCAAAACCCCTTGTCTTCGCTGGCTGATGACGTGGCTGCGGTACAGCGTGTAGTTGATGCACAGACTGGCAAGGTAGTATTGGTAGGCCACTCATGGGGTGGCGCGGTGATTACACAGGCGGGTGTCAGCGACAAGATCAAGGCGCTGGTGTATGTGGCCGCCTTTGCACCATCTGAAGGTGAGGCACTGGGCGGCCTGGGTAAAGATTACCCTGTACCGCCAGGTATTGCGACCCTGAAACCTGATGCGAATGGTAATCTGGAATTGTCACCGGAATCATTTGCGACCAACTTTGCGCAAGATGTGCCAAAAGAAAAAACGGCGGTGCTGACCACTACCCAAGGCCTGTTGCCAGCCAAGGTGTTTGGCGAACCGGTGACATTCGCTGCATGGAAAAACAAACCAAATTATTACATCGTCGCCAGCAAGGACCGCATGATAGATCCGGGCTTGCAAGCGGCGTTTGCGAAAAAGATCAATGCCGTGACAACCACGCTTTCAACCAGCCATGTGCCTATGTTGTCCCAGCCTAAAGCGGTTGCAGAAGCGATTCTGACTGCGGTCAAGAACTAA
- a CDS encoding protein kinase, whose amino-acid sequence MQTPLQKIRELRALLDEGLLTEDEFKQRKEAILDNELAPAISRQASKAAQDTAQGTDLGFLAGQEVGGVSKRYRLEKLLGQGGMGQVWQASDLATQAELGHSETVALKILPPQLTQSALHARLLVEEASLVRRLAHEHIVRVYDWARDPATNSYFIIMEYLDGHDLENYLIKHTRCTLKQVLDMLSPVADALDYAWGKHKLVHRDLKPSNLLLTTAGDIKLLDFGISARLRSHTQAGLISTSMTPSRSPYAGTAGYRAPEAGSHQHSPGLDVYAVAVMIYQMLEAAMPFGEYRHPQQQPIQPAALNAAQWQVLQSGFAIQPDQRPASVRALLQTLQAAARPLGNAAQSKAASHSKQPEIKESPIEAAARQRAEQRRQRKELEKQRREQASAALRALIARQNRLHAIEDAQRRQKDEQQRLHKEQQEHKRLQEEAMTTVTHSGAPGDVTITWEEAQRYLAAISRNTGSENGQVPGMTA is encoded by the coding sequence ATGCAAACGCCACTACAAAAAATCCGTGAATTGCGCGCATTGCTGGATGAAGGTCTGCTCACAGAAGACGAATTCAAGCAACGCAAAGAAGCTATTCTCGATAATGAGCTTGCCCCTGCTATTTCCAGGCAAGCCAGCAAAGCCGCGCAAGATACTGCACAGGGTACTGACCTGGGTTTTCTGGCGGGGCAAGAAGTCGGTGGAGTTTCCAAACGCTACAGGTTGGAAAAACTCCTGGGGCAGGGCGGCATGGGCCAGGTGTGGCAAGCCAGCGACCTGGCAACCCAGGCTGAGCTTGGGCATAGCGAGACAGTTGCGCTCAAGATCTTGCCGCCACAACTGACCCAGAGTGCCCTGCATGCCCGCCTGCTGGTGGAAGAAGCCTCGCTGGTGCGCAGGCTCGCGCATGAGCATATCGTCAGGGTCTATGACTGGGCCCGCGACCCTGCCACCAACAGCTATTTCATCATCATGGAATATCTGGATGGGCACGATCTGGAAAATTACCTCATCAAACACACCCGCTGCACCCTCAAGCAAGTGCTGGACATGCTCAGCCCTGTGGCCGATGCACTCGATTATGCCTGGGGCAAACACAAACTCGTGCACCGTGATTTGAAGCCCAGTAACCTCTTGCTGACCACAGCAGGTGATATCAAGCTGCTTGATTTTGGTATTTCGGCCCGCTTGCGCAGCCACACCCAGGCAGGTTTGATTTCTACCAGCATGACGCCTTCGCGTTCGCCCTATGCAGGTACCGCAGGTTACCGCGCGCCAGAAGCTGGCAGTCACCAGCACAGCCCCGGTCTGGATGTGTATGCCGTCGCTGTCATGATTTACCAGATGCTGGAAGCGGCCATGCCCTTTGGAGAATATCGCCACCCTCAGCAACAACCCATACAACCAGCCGCACTGAATGCCGCCCAATGGCAAGTCTTGCAAAGCGGCTTTGCCATCCAGCCAGACCAGCGCCCCGCCAGTGTGCGTGCGTTATTGCAAACTCTGCAGGCTGCAGCCAGGCCGCTTGGCAACGCAGCACAAAGCAAGGCAGCCAGTCATAGCAAGCAGCCAGAAATAAAAGAATCCCCAATAGAGGCAGCAGCCCGCCAGCGCGCCGAACAAAGACGGCAACGCAAGGAACTGGAAAAACAAAGACGCGAACAAGCCAGCGCTGCCCTGCGTGCGCTCATCGCCAGACAAAACCGGCTGCATGCCATAGAAGATGCCCAGCGTCGTCAGAAAGACGAACAACAGCGCCTGCACAAAGAACAACAAGAACATAAACGCCTGCAGGAAGAGGCGATGACTACGGTGACACATAGCGGTGCACCAGGAGATGTCACCATTACATGGGAAGAAGCACAGCGCTATCTTGCCGCCATCAGCCGCAACACAGGATCAGAGAACGGGCAAGTTCCTGGCATGACAGCGTGA